DNA from Mesorhizobium loti R88b:
TGGCACCTTACGCCAAGGGCGGCAAGATCGGCCTGTTCGGCGGCGCCGGCGTCGGCAAAACCGTGCTGATCCAGGAACTGATCAACAACATCGCCAAGGCGCATGGTGGCTATTCGGTGTTCGCCGGCGTCGGCGAGCGCACCCGCGAAGGCAACGATCTCTATCACGAGTTCATCGAATCCGGCGTCAACAAGAAGGGCGGCGGCGAAGGTTCCAAGGCCGCACTCGTGTACGGCCAGATGAACGAGCCGCCGGGCGCGCGCGCCCGCGTCGGCCTGACCGGGCTGACCGTTGCGGAGTATTTCCGCGACCAGGGCCAGGACGTGCTGTTCTTCGTCGACAACATCTTCCGCTTCACGCAGGCGGGTTCGGAAGTGTCGGCTCTGCTCGGCCGCATCCCGTCGGCCGTCGGCTATCAGCCGACGCTCGCCACCGACATGGGCGCGCTGCAGGAACGCATCACCACCACCACCAAGGGTTCGATCACCTCGGTGCAGGCCATCTACGTGCCGGCCGACGACTTGACCGATCCGGCGCCGGCGACGTCGTTCGCTCACCTTGACGCGACGACGACGCTGAACCGCGCCATCGCCGAAAAGGGCATCTACCCGGCTGTCGATCCGCTGGATTCGACCTCGCGCATGCTCGACCCGCTGGTCGTCGGCGACGAGCATTACGGCGTCGCTCGCCAGGTGCAGTCGATCCTCCAGCGCTACAAGTCGCTGCAGGACATCATCGCCATCCTGGGCATGGACGAGTTGTCGGAAGAGGACAAGCAGACCGTGGCCCGCGCCCGCAAGATCGAGCGCTTCCTGTCGCAGCCGTTCTTCGTCGCCGAAGTGTTCACCGGCGCGCCGGGCAAACTGGTCGACCTGGCCGACACCATCAAGGGCTTCAAGGGCCTCTGCAACGGCGACTACGATCACCTGCCGGAAGCCGCCTTCTACATGGTCGGCGGCATCGAGGAAGCAGTCGAGAAGGCACAGCGCCTGGCGGCTGAAGCGGCTTAATTTCCTTATCAGCAGCGCGGTACCGCCGCGCTGCTTTCGATCCAAGTTTGTGAGACACCATGGCTGAAGCTTTCAAGTTCGAACTGGTCTCGCCGGAGCGCCTGCTGGTTTCGGCCGAGGTCGAATCCGTCGTCATTCCGGGCGCAGAGGGCGAGATGACGGTGATGGCGCATCATGCGCCGGTCATGACCACCATCAAGCCGGGCGTCGTCACGGTGAAAAATGCCTCCGGCGGCGAGGATCGCTATGTCGTGTTCGGCGGCTTCGCCGATATAGTCCCGGCCGGCTGCACGCTGCTGGCGGAATCGGCTGTTGCGGTAAAGGATGTCGACCGCGCCGATCTCGCGCGCCGCATCCAGGAAGCTAGGGAAGATGCGGCCGATGCCAAGGACGATCAGTCCCGCAGCAAGGCGGAGCAGTTCCTTAGCCAGCTCACCACGCTGGAAGGCGCGCTTCTGTCGGCGTAAGGCTTGCTTTCGATGAATGCGTGAAAAGCGGGCTTTGCCTCGCTTTTTTGTTTAGATGCCGAGCGCGGCGAAAGCCAGTGTCGGACCATCGCGCCGCAGGTGCACCAGATGCACGGCCACCAGTTCAATCAGCGTCTGGCGCTCTGCATGATCCCTGGAGAAGCCGGCCAGGTCGAAGACCGCCGTCACGGTTTCGTTCGCCGGCAACTCCTGGCTCAAAAGCGCCGTCAGCGGTACGTCGAGCGGATCGGTGAAATGGTTCTCGGGCAAGGTTTTTCCGCGCGCGGCGCAAGCGGCGATCCAGGCCGCCACCACCAATGTGAGATGCACGAACTCGGTGCCCGCTTCGAGGCATTCTAGGGCGGACGCGATGATGCGTTGCGGTAGTTTCTGGCTGCCATCATTGGCGATCTGCGCCGTGCGATGGGCAAGCGCGGTGTTTGAGAAACGCTCCGCGAGTTCCTCAGTATAGGTCTTCGTATCGAGCCCAGCGTCCTCGGGCAGGGTCGGGATTGCCTCGGCCCATAACGCATCGACGAACTGCCGGATTGCCGGATCGGCGAAGGCGCGATCGACCGTGGCGTGGCCGCTGAGCAGGCCGAGATACGCGATTCCCGAATGCGCGCCGTTGAGAAGCCTGAGCTTCATGTCCTCGAACGGGGCGACATCCCCGACCATGGTGACGCCGAATTTTTCCCAGGCCGGCCGACCCCCCGGGAAATTGTCTTCGATCACCCATTGGCGGAAGGGCTCCGTCATGACTGGCCAGGCATCCGCGATGCCAAGTTCGTCGGCGATCCGTGCCCGGTCGGTATCCGTGGTTGCCGGCACTATGCGGTCGACCATGCTCGACGGAAAAGCGACTTCATTGGCGATGTGGCCGGCGATGCCAGTATCGCCCCTCAGGCCAAGTGCGGCATCCCGCAACGCGGCGAATTCGGTCAGCAGGCGATGCAAGGTGGCGCCGTTGGCCGGCAGGTTGTCGCAGCAAAGCACGGTAAAGGGCGAGGTATCGGCGGCGCGCCGCCGGGCAAGCGCCTCGGTGAGAAAACCATGCGCCGTCTTCGGCAAATGTGGGTTCGCCAGGTCATGGGCAATGTCCGCGTGGGCAGCGTCCAAGCCGCCGCCGGCTGCCCTGAGATAGGCCTTTTCGGTGATGGTCAGCGTGACGATCCGGGTGCGCGGATCGGTCAGCGCGGCCAGCACCGCGCTGGGGTCTTCCGGCGCCACCAGCAGCGAGCCGATCGAGCCGATGACGCGCAGCTCCTCCTTGCCGCTGCTGCGGATCGCCAGCGTGTAGAGCCCGTCCTGCGGCGCCAGCGCATCGCGCGTGTCCGCGCTGCGCAAGGAGACGCCGACGATGCCCCAGTCCGTCTCGCCCGCCGCCAGGCAGTCGTCGACATAGGCGGCCTGATGGGCGCGATGGAAGGCGCCGACGCCCAGATGCACGATGCCCGGGGCGATCTTGCGCCGATCATAGCCTGGGATCGAGACCTTCTCAGCTAGCGACCGTAGCGTGGCGTCGGACAAATGGCTGCTTGTCATCATATCACACGGGCTGAGGGCTTCGGATGGTGTGTCATGGAGATATCCCTACGCAGGGATGACAGGCGGCGTAACACCTGTTTGTGCCTGCCGCAAGGATGCCTGTTTCCGACAGTAAGTTGACTTCGATTCCGCTCGAACGTACCGGTTCAAACCTCGAAGGAGACGCTTTCCCATGGTCGCACTGACCGATCCGGACCTGCTCTTTCCCCCCGAGGCGCATTCACGCTCACTTGCCCGCGACCTCTACGCCGGCGTCAAGAACCTGCCGATCGTCAGCCCGCACGGCCATACCGATCCGCGCTGGTATGCGCTGAACGAGCCATTCCCGGATCCGGCGCAACTGCTCATCGTGCCCGACCACTACATCTTCCGCATGCTGTTCAGCCAGGGCGTGCGGCTGGAGGGCCTCGGCGTGGCGACCTTCGATGGCGCGCCTGTCGAGACCGATGGCAGGACAATCTGGCGCCGCTTTGCCGAGCACTATTATCTGTTTCGCGGCACGCCGACCCGGCTCTGGTTCGATCATGTGCTGGCCGACCTGTTCGGTATCGAAGAGCCATTGAGTGCAGAGACCGCCGACCGCCACTACGACACGATCGCAACGCTGCTGCAGTGGGAGAATTTCCGCCCACGCGCTTTGTTCGAACGTTTCAACATCGAGGTCATCGCAACGACCGAAGGCGCGCTCGACGATCTGAAATGGCACAAAATGATCCGCGACAGCGGTTGGGAAGGGCGCGTCATCACCGCCTATCGGCCGGACGCGGTTGTCGATCCTGATTTCGAAGGGTTTTCGGCCAATCTCGATCGGCTCGACGAGATGACCGGCTGCGACACAGGCAGCTGGGCCGGCTATCTCGACGCGCATCGCCAACGACGCGCTTTCTTCAAGAGCTTTGGCGCGACCTCGTCGGATCATGGCCATCCGACGGCCGAGACCGCCAATCTCTCCGATGCGGCGGCGCAGGAGCTGTTCAACCGCATCCGACGCGGTTCTGATGATGAGCGCGAGCGCAAACTGTTCCGCGCCCAGATGCTGACCGAGATGGCCAAGATGAGCCGGGACGACGGGTTGGTGATGCAGATTCATCCCGGCTCCTGGCGCAACCATTCGGCTGACATTTTCAAGAAGTTCGGCCGCGACAAGGGTTTCGATATTCCGACGCGGACCGACTATGTGACGGCGCTGAAGCCGCTGCTCGACTGCGTCGGGCTGGAGCGTGACCTGACCATTGTGCTCTTCACGCTCGACGAGACCAGCTATGCGCGCGAACTGGCACCGCTGGCCGGTGTCTATCCGGCGCTGAAGCTCGGCCCAGCCTGGTGGTTCCACGACAGTCCCGAAGGCATGCGCCGCTTTCGCGAGATGACCACCGAGACGGCCGGCTTCTACAACACCGTCGGTTTCAACGACGACACCCGGGCCTTTCCCTCAATCCCGGCGCGTCACGACGTGGCGCGCCGGGTCGACTGCGCGTTCCTGGCGCGGCTCGTCGCTGAACATCGGCTGCGCGAAAGCGAGGCGCATGAGCTGGCAGCGGAATTGGCCTATACGCTTGCCAAGAAAGCCTATCGGCTCTGATGCATGCTGATGCGATTACCGTTGGCCAGCCGTCGACGATGAGGAGATGACGATGACAAAGATCTTCGCCCATGCCGGCGAGGGTGACTGGACGCCGACGCCTGACGGCAATATGCGGCGGGTTCTCCTCTCCACCGATGAGCTGATGCTGGTCGAGTTCGGCTTCGACAAGGGCGGCGTCGGCGCCCTGCATTCGCATCCTCATGTCCAGTCAAGCTATGTCGCCGAAGGCCGCTTCGAGGTGACGGTAGATGGCCAAACCGAAATCCTCGGGACCGGCGGCAGCTTCATCGTGCCATCAGGCCTGGTGCATGGCGTCAAGGCGCTGGAAGCGGGGCGGCTGGTCGACAGTTTTACACCGCACAGGGCTGATTTCCTCGCCTGAAAGTAGCGTGAGATAACCTTGTCGGGCGTCCCCGAAGAGACGCGGGCGAAGCTGGTCAGGTGATGTGCCTGAGCAAGGCGAAAAGCCGCTCGAACGTCTTGCCGTAAGGTGGGTGCAGCATGGCTCCCGCGCTCAGGCGCGACTGCAGGAAAACCGGCTTCTCCTTGCTGAAGGTGCGGAAGCCCCATTGCCCGTGATAGGCGCCCATGCCGCTGGCGCCGACACCGCCGAAGGGCTGGTTCTCCTGCACAAGATGCAGCATGCAGTCGTTGATGGTGACGCCGCCGGCGACGGTTTCGCGCAGGATGCGCTGGCGGTTGCCGCTGTCGGTGCCGAACCAGTAGAGCGCCAGTGGCCGGTCGGCCCGGTTCACATGGTCGATGGCGTCGTCGACGGTGGCGTACTCGACGATCGGCAGCACCGGTCCGAAAATCTCCTCGCGCATCAACCGCAGGTCTGGGCCGGCATTGCTGACCAGGGTCGGCAGAAGCTTCCGGCTCGTGTCGCCGAATTCTTCGCCGGCCGGATTGATTTCGGTGATCTCGGCACCGGCGTCGCGGGCTTCCGCGATCATGGCGCGTAGGCGCTGAAAGTGCCGGTCGCTGATGATGGCGGTATAGTCGGGATTGTCGCGCAAAGTGGGGTAGAGCCGCGCCACCGCGGTCGCGAGCCTGGCGGCGACGGTGCCGGCCTGTCCCTTCGGCACCAGCAGATAATCCGGCGCGATGCAGGTCTGCCCGGCATTGAGCAGCTTGCCATAGGCGATGCTGGCCGCGGCCGCATCGAGATCACACGAGGTATCGAAGATCGCCGGCGACTTGCCACCGAGTTCCAGCGTGACCGGGGTCAGGTTGGCGGCGGCGGCGATCGCGACCTGGCGGCCGACCGCGGTCGAGCCGGTGAACAGCAGATGATCGAACGGCATTGAGACGAAGGCTTTGCCCATTTCGGCATCGCCGGTGATGACGCTCAACTCGTCAGCGGCAAAATGCTCGCCGGCAAGTCTTGCCAGCAGCTCCGAGAAAGCCGGGGTCAGTTCGGATGGCTTGACCAGCACACGGTTGCCGGCTGCAAGCGCTGCCGTGACAGGCGCGACGGCGAGCTGAAAGGGGTAATTCCAGGGCGAGACGATGCCGACCACACCGAGCGGCTGCGGTACGAGGCGGTTTTTGCCAGGCAGGAACGGCAAGGTGGTGGCGACGCGACGCTCCCGCATCCAGCCTTTCAGACGAGACAGCGTGTGACGGATGCCGGCGCGGACGACGAACAGTTCGGCAAGGCGCGTCTCATGCGTTGACCGGCCGCCAAAGTCGCTGTTGATCGCGGCGCAAATGTCGGCTTCGTGCTGCTCGGTCAGATCCAGCAGGCGCTTCAGGCGGTCTTTCCGCACGCTCAGGTCCGGAAAGGGCTGCTTGTCGAAGGCCGCGCGTTGCAAGCGGAACCGCTCGCCGAGAGCATCCTGTCTCACCTGCAGCATCGTGCCCTCCCTGGCTTGTTGGCCCGAGCTTACATCCTAGCGCGTGAAGGAATCCAGCGGGGGTGCAGGTGTCGCCGGGGAAGGTTCTTGAGACGATGATATCCGTATGATCGGGCAGGTATGAAGTTTCCGCGGGTTGCCATGGCCTGTTTCGGTTGTCGGCTGATGATGGCTGGGCTACTCCATAGCGTCACGCGGAGAGCATCTTGATCGATTCCCCCATCGTCTCCTGTCCATGGGAAAACGCTTCCAGTCCGGTGTCCGCCTGATGTTGGCGCAGGCAGCCAGCACTCGGGCCGAGGATCCCAAGCGGCGCGTCCTGAAAGACGTGTTCGGTTTCGACGATTTCCGTCCCGGCCAGGCTGATGTCATGGATGCGTTGCTCGGCGGGCGCCATGTGCTGGCCGTGATGCCGACGGGGGCGGGCAAATCGCTCTGCTACCAGGTGCCGGCGCTGGTTCTGGGCTGGCTCACCATCGTCGTGTCGCCGCTGGTGGCGCTGATGCAGGATCAGGTCGCCGCCTTGCGCCTGGCCGGAGTGGCCGCCGATACGATCAATTCCTCGATCGACCGCGACGCCAATGTCGCCGCCTGGCGGCGCGTGGCTTCCGGCCAGACGCGGCTGCTTTATCTGGCGCCGGAGCGGCTGATGACCGAGCGCATGCTCGATGCGCTCTCAAGGCTCGACGTCAGCCTGATCGCGATTGACGAAGCGCATTGCATCTCGCAATGGGGACCGGCGTTCCGGCCTGAGTATGAGGACCTGTCGCGGCTGCGGCACATCTTCCCCAACGTGCCGATCATCGCGGTGACAGCGACGGCCGATGAGAGCACGCGCAGCGATATCGCGGCACGGCTGTTCGCCGAGAGGGTCGAAACGCTGGTGCTGGGTTTCGACCGGCCCAACATCAAGCTGGCGATCTCGGCCAAGCAGGACAGCAAGCGGCAATTGCTCAACTTTATCGAGCGTCATCCAGGCCGCAGCGGCATCGTCTACTGCCTGTCGCGCAAGAAGACGGAAGAGATGGCGGCCTTTCTCGAGAAGAACGGCGTCACCGCGCTCGCCTATCATGCAGGCATGAGCAAGGAGGCGCGGGAGGCGAACCAGAACAGCTTCATGACGCTGTCCGGCGTCGTCATGGTGGCAACCATCGCCTTCGGAATGGGCATCGACAAGCCTGATGTCGCCTATGTCTTCCACACCGATATGCCGGGCAGCCTGGAAGCCTATTATCAGGAGATCGGGCGTGCGGGGCGCGATGGCCGCGATGCCGAGGCGCATATGCTGTTCGGTCTTGGCGATATCCGCATGCGGCGGTTGTTCATCGACGACGAGGACGCATCGGCCGAGCACAAGAAACGATCGCACCAGCGGCTCAACACCTTGATCGGCTATTGCGAGACGGCGCAGTGCCGGCGCCAGGTGCTGCTCGGCTATTTCGGCGAGGAGGCGCAGCCTTGCGGCAATTGCGACAACTGCCTCGACCAGGTGCCACGCGCCGACGGTTCTGCGGAGGCGGGCATCATCCTGGCGGCGGTCGCGCAGAGTGGCGAGCGCTTCGGCGCCGCGCACGTCATCGACATCCTGACCGGCCATGAAACCGAAAAGGTGCTGGCCAGGGGCCATGAAAGGCTCGCCTGCTTCGGCAGCGGCGTGGCGCAGAAGAAGGATTTCTGGATGTCGCTGATCCGGCAGCTGGTCGCCGGCGGTTTCCTCGAGCCGGACCCGAGCGGCCATGGCGGCCTCGCCATTGCCGAGCAGGGCCATGCCTTTGGCCGGGGCGAGGTGGCGTTCCGCTATCGTGTAGAATTGCGCAGCCGTGCCATGCGCAAGATGCGAGCGGCCGAGGGTTCAGGCGCCGAAGGCGTTGATGCTTCGCTGCTGGCGACGCTCAAGACACTTCGCCTGCGTCTGGCCAAGGAGCGCCAGGTGCCGGCCTATGTGGTGTTTTCCGATCGCACGCTGATCGACATGGCCGAACGCTGTCCGCGCGACCTTGATGCCTTCGCTGAAGTGAACGGCGTGGGCGCTGCCAAACTCAAGGAGTTCGGCCAGGTTTTTCTGAGCGCAATCGCCGCGCACCAATCGGGCGGCTAGAGCATGATGCCGAAAAGTGTGAAGCGGTTTTCGGACGACATCATCCTCTATCTCTTTGATTTAGAGCCGGATTCAAATTTCAGGTCGATTCGACCTGAAATCATCCGGCTCTAGGCCTGAAGGCCGGCCCTGCAATCTTCACATCTGTATCGACATGCCGCCATCGACGGTCAGGACGTGCCCGTTGACGAAGGAGGCCGCGTCGCTGGCAAGAAAAAGCGCGGCGCCCGCGATCTCTTGCGGCCGCCCCCAACGCTGCAGCGGAACCCTCTGGCGGGCAAAGGCAACCAGATCGGGGTTCGCCGCCATAGCGGCATTGGTCTCGGTGGCGAACATTCCCGGCGCGATGGCGTTGCTGGTCACGCCGTGGGCGCCATATTCGACGGCCATGCTGCGCATCAGCCCGGTCAGTCCCTGCTTGGCGGCGGGATAGATGGCGTCGCCGGGGCGCGCCATCTCACCGACGATCGAGGTCACCGCGATCAGCCGGCCATGGCCCTGGGCCTTCATGACCTCCGCCGCATCACGTGACAGCGAGATCGCCGACAAGAGATCCGTCCGCATCAGATCGAGGATGTCTTCGTCGTTGAAGGCGGCGAGCGGCCGCCTGTCGCGGGCACCGACATTGTTGACAAGGATGTCGAGCCGGCCACGGGTCTTGCGGATGTCGGCGATCATCGCACGGCCCGCCCCGATGTCGGCGACGTCGAAGGCCGCAGCCTGCGCACTGCCGCCATTTCCGGTGATGGCGGCGACGGCGGCATCGAGCGTTGCGGCGGTGCGTCCGGTCACCACGACATGGGCTCCGGCTTCGGCAAAGGCGCGCGCGATCTCGAAACCGAGGCCGCGTCCGCCGCCGGTGATCAAGGCCACTCGCCCCTCCAGGGAAAATTGGTCGAAAATGCTCACAACAGGCGGCCTCTGCACGCATGGGACGGGAACCGATCCCATGCGGCAATCGGCGGCTTGTTCTCAAGCCTATCGTTCAATCGAAGCCGGTCAACTGAACTTAATGCGCGCTGGCGAATGCAGCATTGCTGCCCAGGCCGGCGTTGCGTCCCGTCTGCCGGCCTATGTGCGGTGTTCCTGCCGCATGCTGATCCGGCAAGGGCGGATGTTTAAAACGCACTCGACCTGAACTATAATTGAAGTTTTACGGCGTCAGCTTTCATCGGCAAGTGCTCGTACGCCTCGAAGCACCGGCAAAGTGAAGCTCGGTTGCCGAAATGGCGAGGTCACTTGTTGAAATTCGCGATAAACTGCCCGAATTGCTGGGTGGGGGCGCGCGCGAACATCTCCTTTGGTTCGCCCAGGCAATCCACCTCGCCTTTGTGAAGGAACATCACCTTGCTCGACACGTCACGGGCAAAACTCATTTCGTGCGTTACCACCAACATGGTGCGCCCTTCCTCCGCCAGCGAGCGCATGACCCGCAGCACCTCGCCGACCAGTTCCGGATCGAGCGCCGATGTCGGCTCGTCGAACAGCATCACCTTGGGGTTCATCGCCAAAGCGCGCGCTATGGCGGCGCGCTGTTGCTGGCCGCCCGACATATGCGGGGGATAGTAGTTGCGACGCTCCCATATCCCGACGCGCTTCAGCAATGCCTCGGCCTGCTCCAGGCATTCGGCGCGCGGCCGCTTGAGCACATGTGTCGGCGCGGCGACAAGGTTCTCGAGCACGGTCATGTGCGACCAGAGATTGAAGCTCTGGAAAACCATGGCGAGGTTGGCGCGGATACGCTCCACCTGACGGATATCGGCCGGCACCTGATTGCCGTCCCGCCCCGGCTTCATCTTGATGAGTTCACCATCCACACGCACTTCTCCGGAGTCCGGGGTCTCCAGAAGATTGATGCAACGCAGCAGCGTGCTTTTGCCTGAACCCGACGAGCCGAGGATGGAAATGACGTCGCCCTTGTGGGCCTCGAGCGAAATGCCCTTGAGCACTTCGTGATTGCCAAAGCATTTGCGCATATCCTTGACGCTGATGGCCGGCGCCTCGTGGGGGGACGATGCCGCATTCGCGGCAGCGGCAAGACT
Protein-coding regions in this window:
- a CDS encoding mannitol dehydrogenase family protein; amino-acid sequence: MTSSHLSDATLRSLAEKVSIPGYDRRKIAPGIVHLGVGAFHRAHQAAYVDDCLAAGETDWGIVGVSLRSADTRDALAPQDGLYTLAIRSSGKEELRVIGSIGSLLVAPEDPSAVLAALTDPRTRIVTLTITEKAYLRAAGGGLDAAHADIAHDLANPHLPKTAHGFLTEALARRRAADTSPFTVLCCDNLPANGATLHRLLTEFAALRDAALGLRGDTGIAGHIANEVAFPSSMVDRIVPATTDTDRARIADELGIADAWPVMTEPFRQWVIEDNFPGGRPAWEKFGVTMVGDVAPFEDMKLRLLNGAHSGIAYLGLLSGHATVDRAFADPAIRQFVDALWAEAIPTLPEDAGLDTKTYTEELAERFSNTALAHRTAQIANDGSQKLPQRIIASALECLEAGTEFVHLTLVVAAWIAACAARGKTLPENHFTDPLDVPLTALLSQELPANETVTAVFDLAGFSRDHAERQTLIELVAVHLVHLRRDGPTLAFAALGI
- the uxaC gene encoding glucuronate isomerase gives rise to the protein MVALTDPDLLFPPEAHSRSLARDLYAGVKNLPIVSPHGHTDPRWYALNEPFPDPAQLLIVPDHYIFRMLFSQGVRLEGLGVATFDGAPVETDGRTIWRRFAEHYYLFRGTPTRLWFDHVLADLFGIEEPLSAETADRHYDTIATLLQWENFRPRALFERFNIEVIATTEGALDDLKWHKMIRDSGWEGRVITAYRPDAVVDPDFEGFSANLDRLDEMTGCDTGSWAGYLDAHRQRRAFFKSFGATSSDHGHPTAETANLSDAAAQELFNRIRRGSDDERERKLFRAQMLTEMAKMSRDDGLVMQIHPGSWRNHSADIFKKFGRDKGFDIPTRTDYVTALKPLLDCVGLERDLTIVLFTLDETSYARELAPLAGVYPALKLGPAWWFHDSPEGMRRFREMTTETAGFYNTVGFNDDTRAFPSIPARHDVARRVDCAFLARLVAEHRLRESEAHELAAELAYTLAKKAYRL
- a CDS encoding SDR family oxidoreductase, encoding MSIFDQFSLEGRVALITGGGRGLGFEIARAFAEAGAHVVVTGRTAATLDAAVAAITGNGGSAQAAAFDVADIGAGRAMIADIRKTRGRLDILVNNVGARDRRPLAAFNDEDILDLMRTDLLSAISLSRDAAEVMKAQGHGRLIAVTSIVGEMARPGDAIYPAAKQGLTGLMRSMAVEYGAHGVTSNAIAPGMFATETNAAMAANPDLVAFARQRVPLQRWGRPQEIAGAALFLASDAASFVNGHVLTVDGGMSIQM
- the recQ gene encoding DNA helicase RecQ; protein product: MLAQAASTRAEDPKRRVLKDVFGFDDFRPGQADVMDALLGGRHVLAVMPTGAGKSLCYQVPALVLGWLTIVVSPLVALMQDQVAALRLAGVAADTINSSIDRDANVAAWRRVASGQTRLLYLAPERLMTERMLDALSRLDVSLIAIDEAHCISQWGPAFRPEYEDLSRLRHIFPNVPIIAVTATADESTRSDIAARLFAERVETLVLGFDRPNIKLAISAKQDSKRQLLNFIERHPGRSGIVYCLSRKKTEEMAAFLEKNGVTALAYHAGMSKEAREANQNSFMTLSGVVMVATIAFGMGIDKPDVAYVFHTDMPGSLEAYYQEIGRAGRDGRDAEAHMLFGLGDIRMRRLFIDDEDASAEHKKRSHQRLNTLIGYCETAQCRRQVLLGYFGEEAQPCGNCDNCLDQVPRADGSAEAGIILAAVAQSGERFGAAHVIDILTGHETEKVLARGHERLACFGSGVAQKKDFWMSLIRQLVAGGFLEPDPSGHGGLAIAEQGHAFGRGEVAFRYRVELRSRAMRKMRAAEGSGAEGVDASLLATLKTLRLRLAKERQVPAYVVFSDRTLIDMAERCPRDLDAFAEVNGVGAAKLKEFGQVFLSAIAAHQSGG
- a CDS encoding F0F1 ATP synthase subunit epsilon, translating into MAEAFKFELVSPERLLVSAEVESVVIPGAEGEMTVMAHHAPVMTTIKPGVVTVKNASGGEDRYVVFGGFADIVPAGCTLLAESAVAVKDVDRADLARRIQEAREDAADAKDDQSRSKAEQFLSQLTTLEGALLSA
- a CDS encoding coniferyl aldehyde dehydrogenase yields the protein MLQVRQDALGERFRLQRAAFDKQPFPDLSVRKDRLKRLLDLTEQHEADICAAINSDFGGRSTHETRLAELFVVRAGIRHTLSRLKGWMRERRVATTLPFLPGKNRLVPQPLGVVGIVSPWNYPFQLAVAPVTAALAAGNRVLVKPSELTPAFSELLARLAGEHFAADELSVITGDAEMGKAFVSMPFDHLLFTGSTAVGRQVAIAAAANLTPVTLELGGKSPAIFDTSCDLDAAAASIAYGKLLNAGQTCIAPDYLLVPKGQAGTVAARLATAVARLYPTLRDNPDYTAIISDRHFQRLRAMIAEARDAGAEITEINPAGEEFGDTSRKLLPTLVSNAGPDLRLMREEIFGPVLPIVEYATVDDAIDHVNRADRPLALYWFGTDSGNRQRILRETVAGGVTINDCMLHLVQENQPFGGVGASGMGAYHGQWGFRTFSKEKPVFLQSRLSAGAMLHPPYGKTFERLFALLRHIT
- a CDS encoding ABC transporter ATP-binding protein — protein: MSASLAAAANAASSPHEAPAISVKDMRKCFGNHEVLKGISLEAHKGDVISILGSSGSGKSTLLRCINLLETPDSGEVRVDGELIKMKPGRDGNQVPADIRQVERIRANLAMVFQSFNLWSHMTVLENLVAAPTHVLKRPRAECLEQAEALLKRVGIWERRNYYPPHMSGGQQQRAAIARALAMNPKVMLFDEPTSALDPELVGEVLRVMRSLAEEGRTMLVVTHEMSFARDVSSKVMFLHKGEVDCLGEPKEMFARAPTQQFGQFIANFNK
- a CDS encoding cupin domain-containing protein, translated to MTMTKIFAHAGEGDWTPTPDGNMRRVLLSTDELMLVEFGFDKGGVGALHSHPHVQSSYVAEGRFEVTVDGQTEILGTGGSFIVPSGLVHGVKALEAGRLVDSFTPHRADFLA
- the atpD gene encoding F0F1 ATP synthase subunit beta, whose amino-acid sequence is MAKAATPQKAAPKAAAPAKAAKAPAAAAKAAPAKAAAAPAKAAAAKTSAVATKATGVVGKVRQVIGAVVDVQFGDHLPAILNAIETTNVGNRLVLEVAQHLGENTVRCIAMDSTEGLVRGQEVRDTGAPITVPVGPGMLGRIINVIGEPVDEEGPVDATEMRSIHQPAPTYVEQSTEAQILITGIKVLDLLAPYAKGGKIGLFGGAGVGKTVLIQELINNIAKAHGGYSVFAGVGERTREGNDLYHEFIESGVNKKGGGEGSKAALVYGQMNEPPGARARVGLTGLTVAEYFRDQGQDVLFFVDNIFRFTQAGSEVSALLGRIPSAVGYQPTLATDMGALQERITTTTKGSITSVQAIYVPADDLTDPAPATSFAHLDATTTLNRAIAEKGIYPAVDPLDSTSRMLDPLVVGDEHYGVARQVQSILQRYKSLQDIIAILGMDELSEEDKQTVARARKIERFLSQPFFVAEVFTGAPGKLVDLADTIKGFKGLCNGDYDHLPEAAFYMVGGIEEAVEKAQRLAAEAA